A stretch of Chanodichthys erythropterus isolate Z2021 chromosome 20, ASM2448905v1, whole genome shotgun sequence DNA encodes these proteins:
- the cd63 gene encoding CD63 antigen, with amino-acid sequence MAVEGGAKCVKYLLFFFNFIFWLCGLALIVLGILVQTAIRNTAIIKAYTGSPVVVIIVGVIIFFIAFFGCCGAWKENQCMVTMFAVLLSLIVITEIGAAITGYIYREKVSDLLNERFKVMIAGYNKTEEDRTALDSLQKQLKCCGANSSNDWENFSSTHKSVPDSCCKNVSKGCGTGAMGDASIIYTDGCQPALEKYIKDRILWVAVGALVIAFVQVTGIVLACILSRAIRSGYEVM; translated from the exons ATGGCTGTAGAAGGAGGAGCAAAATGTGTCAAATACCTTCTCTTTTTCTTTAACTTCATCTTCTGG CTGTGTGGCCTGGCCTTAATAGTTCTGGGGATATTGGTTCAAACTGCTATTCGCAACACGGCCATCATCAAAGCGTACACTGGCTCTCCTGTAGTGGTGATAATAGTGGGAGTCATCATCTTCTTCATCGCATTCTTTGGCTGCTGTGGCGCCTGGAAGGAGAATCAGTGCATGGTCACCATG TTTGCTGTTCTTCTCTCCCTCATCGTCATCACTGAAATTGGAGCCGCCATCACTGGATATATCTACCGTGAGAAA GTGTCTGATCTGCTGAATGAACGTTTTAAGGTCATGATCGCAGGATACAACAAAACAGAAGAAGACCGTACAGCCCTCGATTCTCTCCAGAAGCAG CTCAAGTGCTGTGGAGCAAACTCCTCTAATGATTGGGAGAACTTCAGCTCCACTCACAAATCCGTCCCAGACTCCTGCTGTAAAAATGTCTCCAAGGGCTGCGGTACTGGAGCTATGGGAGATGCCAGCATAATCTACACAGAT GGATGTCAACCCGCTTTGGAGAAATATATAAAAGACCGTATTTTGTGGGTTGCTGTGGGAGCTCTGGTCATTGCGTTTGTGCAG GTCACGGGCATTGTGTTGGCCTGCATTCTGTCGCGAGCCATCCGCAGCGGCTATGAGGTTATGTGA
- the mylk2 gene encoding myosin light chain kinase 2, skeletal/cardiac muscle — translation MSVKGSMKCPVPPSNPTALEAKVDDLRFKVEQLLLSSGRSCPMCATCIQHNNLQEAVTSQLSAQTRLLDSLERKVLEMRTALEDLAHGLEDRQCERVSVPLVALQRRKSLPVRTSAEEVYVCLDRNNKMVPHAFNIPSEKGTLLEVNENNGMRKEDNQAKKDSTEVKVQLEPKLQIKRTRESTASVTLHCDLSQHHEQTQKMNKPENKNQSDILIPVIAASTVTQRISGVAPPKAEAQDDRKVTLTKTKAPKMTSASVSVTTAVLPNTIGPKHNETVNVTLPNHTIPKTTGVVAPAKPPSLVPNNPPKLTLTEAPRDSTQTQKFPKTSLVLPAATAQSSGKSSVNTPTTKTTTSQDATLFPPSHKPPKPVGLNVTTATKEASSLRQVHSCPNSLQRLQDTGGKAELVHVVTAPLAKKATEAVGAANAVSGGIQIKISPATDKNPVQTKSNIPYKTCFKVIDDVSPQPAPFAHRVVSLKSNPPPCDTFSIHTREVLGGGRFGKVHKCTETKTGMRLAAKIINTRNARERDMALNELQVMNQLSHPNILQLYEAFEVKNQVVLVLEYVEGGELFERIVDESCLLTEVDAMVFVKQICEGVQYMHQMYVLHLDLKPENILLVNHSSHQVKIIDFGLARRYKPREKLKVSFGTPEFLAPEVVNFDFVSFPTDMWTLGVVTYMLLSGLSPFLGDDDGQTLNNVLMGNWYFDEDAFEHVSAEARDFVSNLLIRERSGRMSATQCLKHPWLNNISEKAKSSNIVLKSQVLLKKYMARRMWKKNYIAIAAANRFKKIGSSGSLTALGI, via the exons ATGTCTGTCAAGGGCTCTATGAAATGCCCTGTGCCTCCGTCCAATCCCACAGCCCTGGAGGCCAAGGTTGATGACCTGCGGTTTAAAGTGGAGCAGCTCCTCCTGAGCTCAGGGAGAAGTTGCCCAATGTGTGCGACTTGCATCCAGCACAACAATCTGCAGGAGGCTGTGACCAGCCAGCTGTCAGCTCAGACCAGACTCCTGGATTCTCTTGAAAGGAAAGTCTTGGAGATGAGAACAGCCCTGGAGGACCTGGCACATG GTCTGGAGGACAGACAGTGTGAGAGAGTGTCTGTGCCTTTAGTGGCTCTACAGAGACGGAAATCCCTGCCTGTTCGAACCTCTGCG GAGGAAGTCTATGTTTGCTTAGACAGAAACAACAAAATGGTGCCCCATGCCTTTAATATACCATCAGAGAAAG gTACTTTGCTAGAAGTCAATGAAAACAATGGGATGAGAAAAGAGGATAATCAAGCTAAAAAAGATTCAACAGAGGTCAAAGTTCAGCTTGAACCTAAATTGCAAATCAAAAGAACAAGAGAATCTACCGCAAGTGTAACCTTACATTGTGACCTATCTCAACATCATGAGCAAACACAGAAAATGAATAAGCCTGAAAATAAGAACCAGAGTGATATCCTGATACCAGTCATTGCTGCTTCAACGGTGACCCAGAGGATTTCTGGTGTTGCTCCACCAAAAGCAGAAGCCCAAGATGACAGGAAAGtgacactgacaaaaactaaaGCACCCAAGATGACATCAGCATCTGTTTCTGTGACGACAGCTGTTTTGCCCAACACAATCGGACCAAAGCATAATGAAACAGTGAATGTAACCCTACCAAATCATACCATACCAAAAACAACTGGAGTGGTTGCTCCAGCAAAGCCTCCTTCACTGGTACCCAACAATCCTCCCAAGCTGACTTTAACAGAAGCCCCTAGAGATTCAACACAAACCCAAAAATTTCCCAAAACAAGTCTGGTTCTTCCTGCAGCAACTGCGCAGAGTTCTGGAAAATCATCAGTAAATACACCTACAACAAAAACGACAACGTCACAAGATGCAACATTGTTTCCGCCAAGCCACAAACCACCAAAACCAGTGGGTTTGAATGTTACCACAGCAACCAAAGAGGCTTCCTCCCTTAGACAAGTGCACAGCTGCCCTAACTCTCTACAGAG ATTACAGGACACTGGAGGAAAGGCAGAATTGGTCCATGTGGTAACGGCACCACTGGCTAAGAAAGCGACTGAAGCAGTCGGAGCAGCAAACGCCGTATCAGGTGGAATCCAGATTAAAATAAGTCCAGCTACAGACAAGAATCCAGTACAGACGAAGAGCAATATTCCTTATAAAACGTGTTTTAAAGTTATAG ATGATGTTTCACCTCAGCCTGCCCCTTTCGCTCACCGGGTTGTGTCGCTGAAGTCTAACCCTCCACCCTGTGATACCTTTAGTATCCACACCAGAGAAGTGCTGGGAGG TGGTCGTTTTGGCAAGGTGCACAAATGTACTGAGACGAAGACAGGGATGAGGCTTGCCGCTAAAATCATCAACACAAGAAATGCCAGAGAAAGG GACATGGCACTGAATGAGTTGCAGGTCATGAACCAGCTCAGTCACCCCAACATACTCCAACTTTATGAAGCCTTTGAGGTCAAGAATCAAGTTGTGCTGGTTTTGGAGTA tgtggAGGGAGGCGAGTTGTTCGAGAGAATCGTGGATGAGAGCTGTCTGCTGACTGAGGTGGATGCCATGGTGTTTGTGAAACAGATCTGTGAGGGAGTCCAGTACATGCACCAGATGTATGTACTTCACCTGGACCTCAAG CCAGAGAACATCCTTCTTGTTAATCACTCTAGCCATCAGGTGAAAATTATTGACTTTGGACTTGCCAGGAG ATATAAACCACGAGAGAAGCTCAAAGTTTCATTCGGAACGCCTGAATTTTTGGCTCCAGAGGTGGTGAACTTCGATTTTGTCTCCTTCCCCACAGATATGTGGACATTGGGAGTCGTCACATACATGCT CTTAAGTGGCCTCTCTCCTTTTCTGGGCGATGATGACGGCCAGACCCTCAACAATGTGCTTATGGGCAACTG GTACTTCGATGAGGATGCGTTTGAGCATGTGTCTGCTGAGGCTCGGGACTTCGTCTCCAACCTGCTTATCAGAGAAAGAAG tggtcGTATGAGTGCTACACAGTGTCTCAAACACCCATGGCTCAACAACATCAGTGAGAAAGCCAAGAGCAGCAACATCGTGCTCAAGTCACAGGTTCTCCTCAAGAAGTATATGGCCAGACGAATGTGGAAG AAAAACTACATAGCCATTGCTGCAGCCAATAGGTTTAAGAAGATCGGAAGTTCAGGATCCCTGACAGCGCTTGGAATCTGA